The following is a genomic window from Lagenorhynchus albirostris chromosome 2, mLagAlb1.1, whole genome shotgun sequence.
ttttaaggaacctccatactgttctccatagtggctgtatcaatttacattcccaccaacagtgcaagagggttcccttttctccacaccctctccagcatttattgtttgtagatttttcgatgatggccattctgaccagtgtgagatgatatcacattgtagttttgatttgcatttctctaatgattaatgatgttgagcattctttcatgtgtttgttggcaatctgtgtatcttctttggataaatgtctatttaggtcttctgcccatttctgaattgggttgtttgtttttttgatattgagctgcataagctgcttgtaaattttggagattaatcctttgtcagttgcttcatttgcaaatattttctcccattctgagggttgtcttttagtcttgtttatggtttcctttgctgtgcaaaagcttttaagtttcattaggtcccatttgtttatttttgtttttatttccatttctctaggaggtgggtcaaaaaggatcttgctgtgatttatgtcagagtgttctgcctatgttttcctctaagagtttgaaagtgtctggccttacatttaggtctgtaacccattttgagtttatttttgtgtatggtgttagggaatgttctaatttcattcttttacatgtagctgtccagttttcccagcaccacttattgaagaggctgtcttttctccactgtatattcttgcttcctttatcaaagataaggtgaccatatgtgcgtgggtttatctctgggctttctatcctgttccattgatctatatttctgtttttgtgccagtaccatactgtcttgattactgtagctttgtagtatagtctgaagtcagggagcctgattcctccagttctgtttttctttcgcaagattcctttggctactcggggtcttttgtgtttctatacaaattgtgaaattttttgttctagttctgtgaaaaatgccagtggtagtttgatagggattgcattgaatctgtagattgctttgggtagtagaatcattttcacagtgctgattcttccaatccaagaacatggtatatctctccatctgtttgtatcatctttaatttcttgaggaaggaatgtttattaatttttattaccttctttggaaactttatttttaggaatttcaaaTTTTTACATTGGGGTAGGCATAATatcccatttgtttctttgttttgttttgttttgtttttgcagtatgcgggcctctcactgttgtggcctctcccgttgtggagcacaggctccggatgcgcaggcccagcggccatggctcacgggcccagccactccgcagcatgtgggatcttcccagaccagggcacgaacctatgtcccctgcatcggcaggcagactctcaaccactgcaccaccagggaagccctcccatttgTTTTAATACAGAAGATTTTAACCTTTTTCTCCCAACACTATTTCCAGCCTGTAAAGACTCTGATGTTTATATTCCAAGTGGGAGTGAGAGAGCAATCAGGAAGCAAGAGGCGAACACCTGGTTAAGTAGAGCCACATCCAGTGAAGAGGGTGATTTGGCTACAGTAAGACTATTGCAATTTGGAGGAAACAATGGGTCTCTTTAAGACTGTGAAGTCAGctgcaattttatttatattcacatCTAAtctcaaattataaaatgtttatcatGGGGGTGGGGTTTAAAACAGCAGAATAATCTTTAGTCCTGGAGATTGTTTGCCTAAAATCTATAGGCAAACAAATGTTCTTTgaatgtagtcaaatttatcagtttttcctttttcgtTAAATGCTTTTTGTGTCTTAAGAAGTCTTTTCCAACTCCAAGTTCTAAAAGATTCACCTGcattttctaattagagtttttatgtgtttttttgtaCGTAGGATTTTAATCCAGTTAATGTTAATTTTTACTTATAGTCTGAGGTAGGGATTCGACTTCATCCTTTTTCATATGGATAATAATTTTATCCAACTCCATTTATTGAGTAGTCTCTCCTTTCCCCACTAGTCTTAAATGCCACCTCTGACACAGAAAAATTTCATACCATCTCATTCTATTCCGTTGGTCAATTTTTCTATCCCTGGGCTAGCACTATACTGCTTTCATTACTATAGCTTCACAATAGTTTTTGCTATCTACAGCATAAGTTTCTCCTTGCTGATCTTCTTTCACAAGTATCCTATCTGCTCTTCACTGTAACAAAAAAACTCCATAGCAACTCAAATGCCAATCAAAAGGAGAATAGATGGAAAAGCTCTATTTTATTCCCACAGTGGAATGTGATTCAGCAGTTACAACAAATGAACTACAGCTTCATGTAACAATATGGTTGAATCTCAGCAATATATGAAGTGAAAAAAGTAAAttccaaaaaattacatttattatgaCCCTTTTTATATAGCCAGAAAAGACCAGAATAAAAATGTACTTTGTAGGAATACAtagagatgaaataaaatgatatgaaaagACAAGCAAATAAATGAGAACACAGGATTCAGGATGACAGGTTCCTTGAGGTACAGGAAACCATGTGTCTCTTGGGGGTGGGTTTATGGGTACGTGTTACATGAATAAACATAACTAAATAAAAGAGAGACTTGCTTGAATAATGAGGATATGTTTAATCCAATTCTGAGctttaaaagatgaaatgaaataaaagatataggagcttccctggtggtgcagtggttaagaatctacctgccaatgcaggggacacaggttcgagccctggtccgggaagatcccacatgccgtggagcaactaagcccgtgcaccacaactactgggcctgcgctctagagcccaggagccacaactactgagcccatgtgccacaactcctgagcccacgtgctgcaactactgaagcccaagctcctagagcccgtgctccgcaacaagagaagccactggaaggagaagcccgtgcaccgcaacgaagagtagccctgctcgccgcaactagagaaagcccgcgcacagcaacgaagacccaaagcagccaaaaataaataaataagttgaataaataaaagatatagaaATGGGCTTTGAGAAGGTATGTTGAGTTCTAAATGTTCCAAGGCCAAAGATTTTTGTTACTGCACTTCAATGTAATCTAAATAGctactcaggggcttccctggtggcgcagtggttaagaatccgcctgccaggtgGGCCCTGGGCCCGGGCGGCCATGGCAGTGGCTACGGTGGCGGCGTTACTGGCCGCACTGGGTGGGGCCCTGTGGCTGGCGGCCCGGAGGTTCGTGGGGCCCAGCGTCAAGCGGCTGCACCGAGGCGGGGACTCCGGCCTCATGCACGGGAAGACAGTGCTGATCACGGGTGCGAACAGCGGCCTGGGCCGCGCCACAGCCGCCGAGCTGCTGCGCTTGGGGGCGCGAGTGATCATGGGCTGCCGGGACCGCACACGCGCCGAGGAGGCGGCGGTTCAGCTCCGCCGCGAGATATGCCAGGCTGGGGGCCCCGAATTGGGGCCTGACTCCAGCGGGGCCGGCGAGCTCGTCGTCAAGGAGTTGGACCTCGCCTCGCTGCGCTCCGTGCGCTCCTTCTGTCAGGAGGTGCTCCAGCAACTACTAAACACTCAGCTTTGCAAAGGAAGAGCCTAGACTGGATGTTTTGATCAACAATGCAGGCATCTTCCAGTGCCCGTATATGAAAACTGAAGATGGGTTTGAGATGCAGTTTGGAGTGAACCATCTGGGGCACTTTCTACTCACCAATCTTCTCCTTGGACTCCTTAAAAGTTCAGCTCCCAGCAGGATTGTGGTAGTTACCTCCAAACTTTATAAATACGGAGACATCAACTTTGAAGACTTGAACAGTGaacaaaactataataaaagCTTCTGTTATAGTCGGAGCAAACTGGCTAACATCCTTTTTACCAGAGAACTAGCCCGCCGCTTAGAAGGCACAAATGTCACTGTCAATGTGTTACACCCTGGCATGGTGCGGACCAACCTGGGGAGGCACATACACATCCCACTGTTAGTCAAACCACTTTTCAATTTGGTGACATGGGCTTTTTTCAAAACTCCGCTAGAAGGTGCCCAGACTTCGATTTATTTAGCCTCTTCCCCTGAGGTAGAAGGTGTGTCAGGAAAGTACTTTGGGGACTGTAAAGAGGAAGAACTATTGCCCAAAGCTATGGATGAATCTGTTGCAGGAAAACTCTGGGATGTCAGTGAAGTAATGGTTGGCATATTAAAATAGGAACAAGGAGTGGAAGAGAGCTGTTTGTAAGACTGGATGTCAGCTCTGtcgttttaggttttttttttttttttttttttgactactccatgtggcttgcgggatcttaattccccaaccagggatctaaccggggctcccagcagtggaagcgtggagtcctaaccactggaccgccagggaattccctggatgtcAGCTCTATCTTTGATCAGGAATGGTGTGGCTTGGGCACTTGCTACTGGAAGATGCAATTTTGGTTTTACCATAGTACTGCTAAGAGGTACATAGAGATATTTTGAAGTtactaaaaagttattttttggagaacataaaatttcagaaaagatgttttaaatatatataataagcaTATCAATGATTATTATGAGTGATATggttataatatattttaaaattataattgaacAAGCATGGATTACAAATATTAAAGAATTCAGGGACTTGAAATAGATACGTTGAGaagtttttcaaatatctttgaGTTTTATGGTATGTTTAAAGTGTTAAGTGTTTTAATGATAATACTGGCTTTTGTGGGGAAATAATATGCATGGTGTGAAATGCACAATTCTTACTTGGAATAAATTtactgatgcaaaaaaaaaaaaaaaaaaagaatccgcctgccaatgcaggggacgcgggttcgagccctggtccgggaagatcccacatgccacggagcaactaagcccgtgcgccacaactactgagcctgcactctagagcccatgagccacaactactgagcctgtgtgccacagctactgaagcccacactcctagagcccgtgctccgcaacaagagaagccaccgcagtgagaagccggcacactgcaatgaagagtagcccccgctcaccgcaactagagaaagcccgtgcacagcaacaaagacccaacacagccataaattaattaattaattaaaatttatttttttaaaaaaaaagagctactcaGAAACTGCCTGACAAAAATATTGTAAAGACTAGCAGATGAGTGTCATAAAAAATTACACTGCTATTTATTCCACACTCTTTTATTTAATCTGTATGGATTGTGTACTCCAGTGGGTAATAAAGGGTTTCCTTCCCAGCATCCTTCCCTTCTTCAAAAACCCCAAACTTGTCTTCAGCATCCCCACTGTGGAGCTGTGGGAGTTTGGGAGGAGTTGGACACCCCCTCATTCCCGGCCAGGCTCTGACTAACCAGGGTGATCCCACCCCCTTACCTCAGTTATCCCTTACGGGTTGAGGGATGAGTACCTGATGTAAACTGGCCTCGCCAGAATGAAGTTAAAGACTTCCATTTGCTGTTTAGGGAAATGCATTCTCCCCCCCTAGACTTGAACTGAGAAGTCTGTAGCCCAACCTGTTGCTACTGGCTGTACTGAGAACAGAGATGACACCTCAGAAACCAGAGCTGAGGGAATCCCAGGACACAGAGCCTGAGCCCTGATAGAACCACCCATGAAGCCTGAATGTATTTCCTCAGGAATCTGCAGTTTCATGAGCAAGAAAGTCCTTCTACTTTGTAAGCCAACCTGAACTGGGGTTTTGAGTCCTTGTGACAGGAAAACCTCGTAACATCAATATGCTCAGTCTAGGACGCCTCTCACTCGGCACGTCAGAGGGATatagaaaatgaaacagaacaagTAAGCTGAGGTCCCTGGTACATTATAAAATCCGAGGGAAAATGTGATGAATATGATAAAAGTATAAAAACGCAGTGCTGTGTGCCTGATGGGGGATCGAGAGGGGCTCTGGGAGGAGCGGCGTTTGAGGCGCACTCTGGAGAAGGAGGCGGCGCAGGCAACCTCTGCGACGGATGGGGGCGAGGCCCAGGGAGGCTCCGAAGAGTAGAATGGCAGAACCAAAGACGCAGGCGCAAGCAGAGGACTTTGATTTTACTCACGCTTTCATACCAGGCACTAATATGGATTATCTCTTTTAAGTCTCACTAGGTAGATGCTAttgttactgatttctttttttctgcagaaATCCTGGGGCACaaagaagtgttttgttttgtttaatatttatttatttggctgcatccgGTCTTaggtgtggcacgcgggatcttccatgcggcatgcgggatcttttgttgcagcatgcaggctcttcgttgcggcacgcggtcttctctctagttgtgacacgtgagctcagtagttgcagcacgcgggcttagttgtccggaggcatgtgggatcttagttccccgactagggatcgaacccgcgtccccttcattggaaggcggattcttaaccactggaccaccagggaagtccccccacaaAGGGAAGTCCCCCCACAAAGAGTTTAAACAACTCTCCACCTCTCTAGTTAACGCAGAAGACAAGCAGTCTGATTCCCATGCCAAACCATTAGCCTATACTGCCACAAGTTCAATAAGCAATTAACTCGTCTCCACACATGGTCAGTGTTGAATGACTTCACTAGGTACCCGGTGGCAGGGTTATGAAGTCCAAGTAATGGACTTCCTCAAGAAGTCCCAGTTGGGGAATTcgctggtagtccagtggttaggactctccgcttccactgctgggggcccgggttcaatccctggtcggggaactaagatcctgtaagccacgtggcgcagccaaaaaaaaaagaattctcagaTGGATTTGTCAAGGCAGAAAGATAAATAGGAAAATGTCACCcacatgtaataaataaatacaggtcGCTATGAATAGTCCTTATACTATGCCTTTCTTTGACAACTCAGAGCCCTTTGGGCACACCCCACCTTACCATCATTTATTCTGATAACAGCCCATGGAAGGTTACTGGAGACGTTTGTCCTTTCTTTGCGAGGCCCCAGGCCCTCAGCCCCTCTGATCATATGTGGACTTCTCTACCAGGTGTTTCCTAACCAGGCGGTCCTCCTGCAGATTTCTTCCCTCAACTTTCCCAGGCTGCTTCTGAATCATACAGGAAAGCTCTTTGCCTAGCAGCCTCCTGGGCTGGTACTGGCAGGAGCGCCTCTCTCTGAGCAGAATCTTGGCTCCATCATGAGACGAAAGACGGGTAGAAAGAGAATGCTCTTCCATTACGTACTCAGCCCTCTCTTGGTTAATAGAGCAAAATAAGGTAATCTTAAATTTTCACACGAAGAAACTGAGTTGCAAAGGACGGAGAAAAATGGctatttatacaaatattaagCACTCTCAAGGCGGACAATAAAgcgtccctccccaccccaatttTCTGCctctataaatatatgtttttcctatagaccagtggttctcataCTTCAGCACCGTCAGGTCAGGttgttaaaacagattgctgggccccatccctagggtttcccattctgtaggtctggggtgaggcctgagaatttgcatttctagtaaGTTCCCAGGCGATGCTGTGGCTGCCAGATTGTTGGGAACCACACTTAGAGGACACGTTACAGACTGTGGCTCTGTAACTGTGGCAAATCCTTTGATCCCTTTACCTTGGAGCAGTCTAAAAGAAGGCATAGTAAAATTAGAGTTCGGACTATATTATCTGTAAGGTTTCTTCCAGAATCAGATCCTATGATGAGGACAGTCATCAACTTACTGGGAGATTTGTGTACCAAAAGTAATAAGTCGGTTGTGTACACCTCAGGAAACATTTTCCCATAACAGTAATGTAGGGAGGAAGCATCATTAAGTTATCATTCATTTACATTAGACCATGAGAGAGATGCTTCTTTCACAGAAGCATATCCTGAATTGGGCTCAAAGGGCAGTTAAGAGACTGAGAATCCAGGCCTCCTCCactgcttatttgtttgttttcctaaagTCTGAGTCAGGAATCAAGGGCCACCCACATTGATGTCCTTGTGCAAGGGCAAATGTCAACAATGAGCCTTCGAGGCCAGAGGAAGTAGCCCTGAGATCTTGGTTACCTGATGGCAGATCCAGGTTCAGAACCAACACCTTCTAATTTAGGGTCTGGAGTGGAgtctttttatgtgatttttgttattgttgttttaattaaattgCAGACTTTCTTGGCACACGAGTCATAGCAGCCTGAGGACCTCTAATCTCATGCATTAATTTAACCAAAGTTGCCCCTTGCCAACCAGGAAATGGTTTGACCTGATCTTGCTGCTAAGAAAGGAATAACCATCTGGTGTGGGACATGACCCTGGCTCTTTGTACACTGGATTTTTTATTCCTGGAAATACAGGCCAGGAGTGGCTTTATGATCATACCAGGTATAAACCCTGTCTGGTCAAGCGTGACtgggctattctttttttttttttccttctttctttctttcctgctggCAGGTGAGGACATTTGACTTCTCCCAACACATCTGAGGCATGCTCTGACAGTATCTTGTTTTGATTTACTGTTTAATTATAACTGTATCCACATCTGCCTGGGCCTGTAAAAGAAATGGAGctcttttcttttcatctatAATAGGCAGTCATAGTTACGcattcagagaaaatatttttttatggtgAATGAATTATTAACCATAAACCGAAGTGGTACCAAGCTAAGTCAGCCTAAACAAGGATGCaggaataaagcaaagaaaaaagagagaggaaagttCTTATCAAGGAAAATGAGggctagagaaaacctgcgttgAGATGTTGATGCAACATTCTCTAGCTTGGGTCACAAACAGATTTTCAGTTGGTAAACAAGAGACCTCTTGAGATAttctatgagagagagagagagagagagagagagacacagagagagagagaggatgcttGCGGAAGAGCAGaactcagatatatatatatatatatatatatatatatatatatatatatatatactcagacCAAAAATGCCTTTGAACTGTAATAACACAAATATGGAGGTTCTAATCCAGGTACCTGCAGGCACAGTCCTGTCATCACTGAGAGTGATAACAACAAAGGGGATGATATCAGAAGTGAAGCATAGAACCAGCTCTAGAGTCCAACATCCCTGTGGGAGGGTGAAAAGGAGCATTCCAGTTTCAGTTTTGCTCAGGAAGCCAAGAGTTTGTTATGTTGAGATTTTCAACACATCCAGTCTTAAAGTTTGTGTTCCTTGAAAACCCCAAGCGCTGTTGGGAAGTCACCTCTTAGCCGCTATCAGAGGAGTAGCCCTGGACCCTCTTCCCAGCCTGAGAAAACCTGAGGGGTGCTATGAAATTTGGTACGAGGCTTTGAAAGAGTCCCAgggatcatcatcatcatttgagCTCTTTTAAAGCCCCTTTCAGCTGAACATCTCAAAGTCCTGTGTAAACATTAATTATTCTCACAACACTGCTCGGAGGTAAACAGATATTAGAATTCAATTGCCTTTCACTGATGCTTCTACATCTGTAGACTTCAGGTTCCATTCCATTATTTACTTTAGCAAAAAGTAAgtatccccctcccccattttttaGGGTAAATGAACTTGCCAAAGTCTGTAAGCTGTACAAAGAAGTTCTgtatagggacctccctggtggcgcagtggttgagaattcacCTGCAAATGCAgtggacacggattcgagccctgttccgggaagatcccacatgccgcggagcaactaagcctgtgcgccacaactaccgagcccgtgtgctgcagctaccgaagcccgcacgcctagagcccatgctctgcaacaagagaagccaccgcaatgagaagcccatgcaccgcaacgaagagtagcccctgctcgccacaactagagaaagctcctgcgcagcaaggaagacccaacacagccaaaaaaaaaacaaaagttctgTATAAAACACagcccctggggct
Proteins encoded in this region:
- the LOC132515703 gene encoding retinol dehydrogenase 14-like isoform X2; this translates as MAVATVAALLAALGGALWLAARRFVGPSVKRLHRGGDSGLMHGKTVLITGANSGLGRATAAELLRLGARVIMGCRDRTRAEEAAVQLRREICQAGGPELGPDSSGAGELVVKELDLASLRSEEPRLDVLINNAGIFQCPYMKTEDGFEMQFGVNHLGHFLLTNLLLGLLKSSAPSRIVVVTSKLYKYGDINFEDLNSEQNYNKSFCYSRSKLANILFTRELARRLEGTNVTVNVLHPGMVRTNLGRHIHIPLLVKPLFNLVTWAFFKTPLEGAQTSIYLASSPEVEGVSGKYFGDCKEEELLPKAMDESVAGKLWDVSEVMVGILK
- the LOC132515703 gene encoding retinol dehydrogenase 14-like isoform X3, translated to MAVATVAALLAALGGALWLAARRFVGPSVKRLHRGGDSGLMHGKTVLITGANSGLGRATAAELLRLGARVIMGCRDRTRAEEAAVQLRREICQAGGPELGPDSSGAGELVVKELDLASLRSQLLNTQLCKGRA
- the LOC132515703 gene encoding retinol dehydrogenase 14-like isoform X1; the encoded protein is MAVATVAALLAALGGALWLAARRFVGPSVKRLHRGGDSGLMHGKTVLITGANSGLGRATAAELLRLGARVIMGCRDRTRAEEAAVQLRREICQAGGPELGPDSSGAGELVVKELDLASLRSVRSFCQEEEPRLDVLINNAGIFQCPYMKTEDGFEMQFGVNHLGHFLLTNLLLGLLKSSAPSRIVVVTSKLYKYGDINFEDLNSEQNYNKSFCYSRSKLANILFTRELARRLEGTNVTVNVLHPGMVRTNLGRHIHIPLLVKPLFNLVTWAFFKTPLEGAQTSIYLASSPEVEGVSGKYFGDCKEEELLPKAMDESVAGKLWDVSEVMVGILK